In one Sphingobium sp. MI1205 genomic region, the following are encoded:
- a CDS encoding ABC transporter transmembrane domain-containing protein, with protein sequence MQEAEKSNPRDRAPSSLGSLAMLWRFAARYPGRIAAAGAALLVSSAATLAIPSGFRLVIDRGFMGGGDISRWFQYLLLIVLILAMATAARFYFVSWLGERVVADIRSATQANLLRLEPRFFEENRPSEIASRMTADTAIIDQIVGSTVSVALRNLVTGTGGLIYLFALAPKLASLLVLGIPLILLVMISLGRRVRKLSRASQDCLAAVGSATAEVLGAMKIVQAFGQEAREAARFDTTVEAGFATARRRILLRAAMTAVVISLVFGSITAVMWQGALDVAAGRLSGGSIAAFVLTGGLVAGAFGALSETWGDLLRGAGAASRLHELMTAKPEIVAPAHATPLPRLPQGAHLEFDQVHFSYPTRPNDAALHGVTIDIRPGETVAIVGPSGAGKSTLIQLALRFYDPLAGTIRLNGVPLPEADPGAVRDMMAMVPQDSVIFAASARDNLRFGRWDARDEQIWEAARAANAETFLRALPEGLDTFLGEGGARLSGGQRQRLSIARALLRDAPILLLDEATSALDAESERLVQDALARLMKGRTTIVIAHRLATVRAADRIIVLDGGRVVEHGSHSALIAQKGLYARLASLQFQDAPAA encoded by the coding sequence ATGCAAGAAGCGGAAAAGTCCAACCCGCGCGACCGTGCGCCTTCTTCCCTTGGCAGCCTGGCCATGTTGTGGCGCTTCGCCGCGCGCTATCCAGGCCGCATTGCAGCGGCGGGCGCAGCGCTCCTCGTCTCTTCGGCCGCGACGCTTGCGATCCCCAGCGGCTTTCGGCTGGTCATAGACCGGGGCTTCATGGGCGGCGGCGACATCAGCCGCTGGTTCCAATATCTGCTGCTGATCGTGCTGATCCTGGCGATGGCGACGGCTGCGCGTTTCTATTTCGTATCCTGGCTGGGCGAGCGCGTCGTCGCCGACATTCGTTCAGCAACGCAGGCCAACCTTTTGCGCCTGGAGCCGCGCTTTTTCGAAGAGAACCGCCCGTCCGAAATAGCTTCGCGGATGACTGCGGACACCGCCATCATCGATCAGATTGTGGGCTCCACCGTTTCGGTCGCCTTGCGCAATCTGGTCACTGGCACCGGCGGGCTCATCTATCTGTTCGCTCTTGCGCCAAAGCTCGCCTCACTTCTGGTGCTGGGCATTCCGCTCATCCTGCTGGTCATGATCAGCCTGGGCCGCCGCGTACGCAAGCTCTCCCGCGCAAGCCAGGATTGCCTGGCTGCCGTTGGCAGCGCGACGGCGGAGGTGCTGGGCGCCATGAAGATCGTCCAGGCCTTTGGACAGGAAGCACGTGAAGCGGCACGTTTCGACACCACGGTAGAGGCCGGATTCGCAACGGCGCGGCGGCGCATCCTGCTCCGTGCGGCCATGACCGCCGTCGTCATCTCGCTGGTGTTTGGATCCATCACTGCGGTGATGTGGCAGGGCGCTCTCGATGTTGCGGCGGGCAGGCTGTCCGGGGGCAGCATTGCCGCGTTCGTGCTGACAGGCGGGTTGGTGGCAGGCGCGTTCGGCGCGCTTTCGGAAACCTGGGGCGACCTGCTCCGGGGAGCGGGCGCTGCCAGCAGGTTGCACGAACTGATGACGGCAAAGCCCGAGATCGTCGCGCCTGCGCACGCCACACCCCTCCCACGGCTTCCCCAGGGCGCACATCTCGAATTCGATCAGGTGCATTTCAGCTATCCGACGCGCCCGAACGATGCGGCGCTGCATGGCGTCACCATCGACATCAGGCCGGGCGAGACGGTAGCCATTGTCGGGCCGTCGGGCGCGGGCAAATCGACGTTGATCCAGTTGGCGCTGCGCTTCTATGACCCCCTTGCCGGCACGATCCGGCTGAACGGCGTGCCCCTGCCAGAGGCGGACCCGGGCGCAGTTCGCGACATGATGGCGATGGTGCCGCAAGACAGCGTGATCTTCGCCGCTTCGGCGCGCGACAATCTGCGGTTTGGGCGTTGGGATGCCCGGGATGAGCAGATCTGGGAAGCGGCGCGGGCTGCCAATGCCGAAACCTTTCTGCGTGCCCTGCCGGAAGGGCTGGACACTTTCCTTGGCGAAGGCGGCGCCCGTCTGTCAGGCGGCCAGCGTCAGCGCCTGTCGATCGCGCGCGCCTTGCTGCGCGATGCGCCCATCCTCCTGCTGGATGAAGCGACATCGGCCCTGGATGCCGAATCGGAGAGGCTGGTTCAGGACGCGCTTGCACGGCTGATGAAGGGACGCACAACGATTGTCATAGCCCATCGGCTGGCGACCGTGCGCGCGGCCGATCGCATCATCGTGCTCGACGGGGGGCGGGTGGTAGAGCACGGCAGTCACTCCGCCCTCATAGCGCAGAAGGGGCTGTACGCCCGGCTGGCCAGCCTTCAGTTCCAGGATGCGCCCGCCGCCTGA
- a CDS encoding ExbD/TolR family protein, protein MAMSAGSEDGEPMVEMNTTPLIDVMLVLLIMFIITIPIQTHAVKIDLPQNAPPTDSVIDPVKNKVAIDQGGIITWNGSAIDLLTLRQYLQQSLRLPVEPELQFQPNAATRYVIVDQVLAEIKRAGVTKLGFVGNEQYSKF, encoded by the coding sequence ATGGCTATGAGTGCCGGAAGTGAAGATGGCGAGCCGATGGTGGAAATGAACACGACGCCGCTTATCGACGTCATGCTCGTTCTTCTCATCATGTTCATCATCACCATCCCGATCCAAACGCACGCGGTAAAGATTGACTTGCCGCAAAATGCGCCACCGACCGACAGCGTCATCGATCCCGTCAAGAACAAGGTGGCGATCGATCAGGGTGGCATTATCACCTGGAACGGTTCGGCCATCGACCTGCTGACCTTGCGTCAGTATCTGCAGCAGTCGCTGCGTCTGCCGGTCGAGCCTGAACTGCAGTTCCAGCCTAATGCCGCGACGCGTTACGTCATCGTCGATCAGGTGCTGGCGGAGATCAAGCGGGCTGGTGTCACGAAGCTGGGCTTCGTTGGCAACGAACAATATTCGAAGTTCTAA
- a CDS encoding ExbD/TolR family protein, translating to MAMSVGSDGGDDKPMSDINTTPLVDVMLVLLIIFLIAVPVVVQTVQLQLPKVAFEPTTTKPENVSLSITQAPDGGCAVYWNLTRVSSDELLNRAVAKLEADIKKAGGVENLTPEDLPEVHIRGDINTPYRCIGGTIYTMQRAGFPKVGFISEPEPGTQTQRL from the coding sequence ATGGCAATGAGTGTTGGCTCCGACGGCGGTGATGACAAGCCGATGTCCGACATCAACACGACGCCGCTCGTCGACGTCATGCTGGTGTTGCTCATCATCTTCCTCATCGCGGTCCCGGTCGTCGTCCAGACGGTTCAGCTGCAGCTTCCCAAGGTCGCGTTCGAGCCGACGACGACGAAACCGGAAAATGTGTCGCTGTCGATCACGCAGGCGCCCGATGGTGGCTGTGCGGTCTACTGGAACCTGACGCGCGTGTCTTCTGACGAGCTGCTCAACCGCGCGGTTGCGAAGCTGGAAGCGGACATCAAGAAGGCGGGCGGCGTGGAAAATCTGACGCCGGAGGATCTGCCCGAAGTGCATATTCGCGGCGACATCAATACGCCTTACCGGTGCATCGGCGGCACCATCTACACGATGCAGCGCGCCGGTTTCCCGAAAGTCGGCTTCATCTCCGAACCCGAACCGGGTACGCAGACGCAGCGGCTTTAA
- the glpX gene encoding class II fructose-bisphosphatase: MVQASSILDRVLVLEMVRVTEAAAIAASQLIGRGDEKAADAAAVEAMRLAFNDLYMDGTVVIGEGERDEAPMLYIGEKVGNAIGTGPKIDIALDPLEGTTITAKAGPNALAVLAISEEGGLLNAPDVYMEKLAVGPGYPDGIIDLNRPVRENVEAVAKAKGVDPNEIIVCVLDRPRHEKLIAELRAIGCGIMLIPDGDVAGVIATTDPETNIDMYMGSGGAPEGVLACAALRCVGGQFKGKLLFRNDDERARAFKWGITDLDKVYDLKELAKGDCIFAATGVTDGSLLGGVKRLPGGKLTTDSVVMRASTGTVRWVKGEHHSRKHA, translated from the coding sequence ATGGTGCAGGCTAGCTCGATTCTCGATCGTGTCTTGGTGCTTGAGATGGTGCGCGTCACTGAAGCGGCCGCCATCGCTGCTTCCCAGCTGATCGGGCGCGGGGATGAAAAGGCGGCCGACGCCGCTGCGGTCGAAGCGATGCGCCTCGCCTTCAACGATCTCTACATGGACGGCACCGTCGTCATCGGCGAGGGTGAGCGCGACGAAGCGCCAATGCTCTACATCGGGGAAAAGGTAGGCAACGCGATCGGCACCGGACCAAAGATCGATATCGCCCTCGATCCGCTGGAAGGGACGACCATCACGGCAAAGGCCGGACCCAATGCCCTCGCCGTCCTCGCCATTTCCGAAGAAGGCGGCCTGCTCAACGCACCGGACGTCTATATGGAAAAGCTGGCGGTCGGTCCCGGCTATCCGGACGGCATCATTGATCTCAACAGGCCGGTGCGGGAAAATGTCGAAGCGGTGGCCAAGGCAAAGGGCGTTGACCCGAATGAAATCATCGTCTGCGTGCTGGACCGTCCGCGCCATGAAAAGCTGATCGCCGAACTGCGCGCTATCGGATGCGGCATCATGCTGATCCCCGATGGCGATGTCGCTGGGGTGATCGCAACCACCGATCCAGAGACCAATATCGACATGTATATGGGTTCAGGCGGTGCACCGGAGGGAGTTCTGGCCTGCGCCGCGCTGCGCTGCGTGGGTGGACAGTTCAAGGGCAAGCTGCTGTTCCGCAACGATGACGAACGCGCCCGCGCCTTCAAATGGGGCATTACGGATCTCGACAAGGTCTATGACCTGAAGGAACTGGCCAAGGGCGACTGCATTTTCGCGGCGACCGGCGTCACCGACGGGTCGTTGCTGGGCGGCGTAAAGCGGTTGCCCGGCGGCAAGCTCACCACCGACAGCGTCGTCATGCGCGCCAGCACGGGCACCGTGCGTTGGGTGAAGGGCGAGCATCATAGCCGCAAGCACGCCTGA
- a CDS encoding mechanosensitive ion channel family protein codes for MAAHNDPALSDIAVPPSNLPELWQATASWFSIHSLQILIAVGAGILIYLALATLRQFGKRLNGRPGDTVDLSHVIGRAVSRTTHFFMALVAARLVVSYASPPPMVLKTVIFLFTIAAVFQAAIWAREIILGLVERKTAGNDIHGETLANAMGLIRLLVTVGLFAIAAVVVLDNLGVNVTGLVAGLGIGGIAIGLAAQGIFSDLFAALSIIFDKPFRRGEIITYDQTTARVEKIGLKSTRLRAMSGEKKVISNANLLQKEITSLHTLEQRRVTFSLGIIYQTPDEKADAIPAILREIVEGEEFHFVNAGLVRFGASSLDYELNFDVPQPDKHDYFESRHRVGLAIWKRFKAEGIEFAYPTQTSFTAAPDGRTIMPYPDSVYIDGKRASPIT; via the coding sequence ATGGCTGCTCATAACGATCCTGCCCTTTCAGATATCGCGGTTCCACCGTCGAATCTTCCGGAATTATGGCAAGCGACGGCGAGCTGGTTCTCCATCCACTCGCTGCAGATCCTGATCGCCGTGGGCGCGGGCATTCTCATCTATCTGGCGCTCGCCACGCTCCGACAGTTTGGCAAGCGGTTAAATGGCAGGCCAGGAGACACGGTAGATCTTTCCCATGTCATCGGCCGCGCTGTTTCGCGCACTACCCATTTCTTCATGGCGCTGGTGGCCGCGCGGCTGGTGGTCAGTTACGCCAGTCCTCCGCCGATGGTGCTGAAGACTGTCATCTTTCTATTCACTATCGCCGCCGTGTTCCAGGCGGCCATCTGGGCGCGGGAAATCATCCTGGGCCTGGTCGAACGGAAGACCGCCGGCAATGATATACATGGCGAAACGCTGGCCAATGCCATGGGGCTTATCCGCCTGCTCGTGACGGTCGGCCTGTTCGCGATCGCTGCTGTCGTGGTGCTGGACAATCTGGGGGTGAATGTCACCGGGCTGGTCGCCGGTCTCGGCATCGGCGGTATTGCCATCGGCCTTGCGGCTCAAGGCATATTTTCAGACCTGTTCGCGGCTCTTTCGATCATCTTCGACAAGCCTTTCCGCCGGGGCGAGATCATCACCTATGACCAGACGACCGCCCGCGTCGAAAAGATCGGGCTGAAAAGCACGCGCCTGCGTGCAATGTCCGGCGAGAAGAAGGTCATATCGAACGCCAACCTGCTACAAAAGGAAATCACCAGCCTTCACACGCTCGAGCAGCGCAGAGTAACCTTTTCACTGGGAATCATCTACCAGACGCCGGACGAAAAAGCGGACGCCATTCCAGCAATCCTGCGGGAAATCGTCGAGGGCGAGGAATTTCATTTCGTCAATGCGGGCCTGGTGCGCTTCGGTGCAAGCTCGCTGGACTATGAACTGAATTTCGACGTGCCGCAGCCGGACAAACATGATTATTTCGAGTCACGACACCGCGTGGGTCTCGCCATCTGGAAACGGTTCAAGGCGGAAGGCATCGAATTCGCCTACCCCACCCAGACCAGCTTCACGGCTGCCCCAGACGGCCGGACCATCATGCCTTATCCCGATTCGGTCTATATCGACGGCAAGAGAGCCTCGCCTATCACCTGA
- a CDS encoding homoserine dehydrogenase, which yields MTNLHRHAPLRVALVGLGTVGGGVIRLLETNGDLIARRAGCPIQIVAISARDRNKDRGVDLSPYEWVDDMTTLPGRDDIDVVVELIGGADGPALTLARQCLSAGKPFVTANKAMLAHHGLDLAALAEKAGIALKYEAAVAGGIPVIKGMREGAAANEISRVYGILNGTCNYILTTMEKEGRGFDEVLKEAQELGFAEADPSFDIDGVDAAHKLTILASLAFGTELDFDSVAVTGIRDVIAADIAEAAALGYRIRLVGMAENGPGGLFQRVHPMLVPLDHPLAHVDGSLNAVVAEGNFVGRLFFQGRGAGDGPTASAVVADLIDVARDEYGDAFAMPVAALAQQPPADAGARIGRAYLRFKVQDRPGVLAEIAAATRDAGVSIESMIQRGVSVDGGVLMAIVTHAGEERCVLNTLERLAGSESLLQTPMVMHILD from the coding sequence ATGACCAATCTGCACCGCCATGCCCCGCTGCGCGTCGCGCTTGTCGGCCTGGGCACAGTGGGCGGCGGCGTGATCCGGCTGCTGGAAACCAACGGCGACCTGATCGCCCGCAGGGCAGGCTGCCCCATTCAGATCGTCGCCATCTCCGCCCGTGACAGGAACAAGGACCGCGGCGTCGATCTTTCCCCCTATGAATGGGTGGATGACATGACCACCTTGCCCGGTCGGGACGATATCGACGTGGTGGTGGAACTGATCGGCGGCGCTGACGGCCCGGCCCTTACGCTCGCTCGCCAGTGCCTATCCGCCGGCAAACCCTTTGTCACCGCGAACAAGGCGATGCTGGCCCATCATGGCCTGGATCTCGCAGCATTGGCGGAAAAGGCGGGCATCGCCCTCAAATATGAAGCGGCGGTCGCGGGCGGCATCCCGGTCATCAAGGGCATGCGCGAAGGCGCTGCGGCCAATGAGATCAGCCGCGTCTATGGCATCCTCAACGGCACCTGCAATTACATCCTGACCACGATGGAGAAGGAAGGACGCGGCTTTGACGAGGTACTCAAGGAGGCGCAGGAGCTGGGCTTTGCCGAAGCGGACCCGAGTTTCGACATCGACGGCGTGGACGCCGCGCACAAACTGACCATCCTTGCCAGCCTGGCGTTCGGCACGGAACTCGACTTTGACAGCGTCGCGGTGACCGGCATTCGCGATGTCATCGCTGCCGACATCGCCGAAGCGGCGGCGCTGGGCTACCGCATCCGCCTTGTCGGCATGGCGGAAAATGGGCCGGGAGGATTGTTCCAGCGCGTCCATCCGATGCTGGTCCCGCTCGACCATCCGCTTGCCCATGTCGATGGATCGCTCAATGCCGTGGTTGCCGAGGGCAATTTCGTCGGTCGGCTTTTCTTCCAGGGCCGGGGCGCGGGAGACGGGCCGACTGCATCGGCAGTCGTCGCCGACCTCATCGACGTTGCGCGCGACGAATATGGCGACGCATTCGCCATGCCGGTCGCCGCACTCGCGCAACAGCCCCCGGCGGATGCCGGAGCGCGCATCGGCCGCGCCTATCTCCGCTTCAAGGTGCAGGACAGGCCCGGTGTGCTGGCCGAAATCGCCGCCGCCACACGCGATGCAGGCGTATCGATCGAAAGCATGATCCAGCGCGGCGTCAGCGTGGACGGCGGCGTACTCATGGCGATCGTGACGCATGCAGGCGAAGAACGCTGCGTCCTCAATACGCTGGAACGGCTGGCTGGATCGGAAAGCCTGCTTCAGACGCCGATGGTCATGCATATCCTAGACTAG
- a CDS encoding energy transducer TonB, whose translation MAYADHSQGSSRTISIIIVALIHAVLGYAFVTGLGMKYVKKAAEQLNVIDVKEEPPPPDEEPPPPPPDQPVEPPPVVAPPPIVQTPAPAPPIQTVRTPPPVFNPVPVAAPPPPPPPPAVPASRATPRSSPGGWLSDADYPSRAQREERSGTAGFRLEIGPDGRVTNCTITSSTGHSDLDEATCRLLPRRARFKPATAAGGGPMSDTYNGRITWRLPE comes from the coding sequence ATGGCCTATGCTGACCACTCGCAAGGATCGAGTCGTACGATCTCGATTATCATCGTCGCCCTGATTCACGCTGTTCTGGGTTATGCCTTCGTCACCGGTCTTGGCATGAAATATGTCAAAAAGGCGGCTGAACAGCTGAATGTGATCGACGTGAAAGAGGAACCGCCGCCACCGGACGAGGAGCCGCCGCCGCCGCCGCCAGACCAGCCGGTCGAGCCGCCGCCGGTTGTAGCGCCGCCGCCCATCGTTCAGACGCCGGCTCCGGCGCCGCCGATTCAGACGGTTCGTACGCCGCCGCCGGTTTTCAACCCGGTTCCGGTCGCTGCGCCTCCGCCGCCTCCCCCGCCTCCGGCTGTTCCTGCGTCGCGCGCAACGCCACGCAGTTCGCCGGGTGGCTGGCTCAGCGACGCGGACTATCCCAGCCGTGCGCAGCGTGAAGAACGTTCGGGCACCGCGGGTTTCCGTCTGGAGATTGGTCCCGACGGGCGGGTAACCAACTGCACCATCACCTCTTCGACCGGTCATTCCGATCTCGACGAGGCGACGTGCAGGCTGCTTCCGCGACGCGCACGGTTCAAGCCCGCGACCGCGGCAGGTGGAGGCCCCATGTCCGACACCTACAATGGTCGTATCACGTGGCGACTGCCTGAATAA
- a CDS encoding class I SAM-dependent methyltransferase, with translation MTSRELTGFLPLAEQQGSAARRSMSDLAWRLGFGAISWPWLLASLSGGRKADKRALLDELALPHDALPHLGSWKADVGFLRHIVHEIARLRPAQVVELGAGASTLVAAQALALHGGGQLTSFDQHGGFVDATRRWLADHGLNADLRHAPLSAESPDWPGRWYALDSLPDRIDLLIIDGPPWSVHPLVRGAADILFARLSPNAVVLLDDAARPGERIVARRWRQRWPHIDFRLMHDGTKGTLVGRRRDISMPVANDNDSGHGWRHLRRAAAMAVLLATGWIARGELGEFPHAAQASPFLDEAAASHRAGLLRQNMASQVESATLDSAEIRRSTGIVLPALPPSWRVTDVQLFPTPDSPAIAVSLTTPAGEQLSFFADRAETEAEARPLLAHRASDVIAYWEAGDMAYALTGRTASRRIMTLAAEITPPL, from the coding sequence GTGACATCCCGCGAATTGACTGGTTTCCTTCCCTTGGCCGAACAGCAGGGCAGCGCCGCGCGGCGCAGCATGTCGGACCTGGCCTGGCGTCTTGGATTTGGAGCCATCAGCTGGCCGTGGTTGCTGGCCAGCCTTTCGGGCGGTCGGAAGGCGGACAAGCGAGCGCTGCTCGATGAACTGGCCCTGCCGCATGACGCCCTCCCCCATCTGGGAAGCTGGAAGGCCGACGTCGGGTTTCTACGTCATATCGTGCACGAAATCGCCCGTTTGCGGCCAGCGCAGGTCGTAGAACTCGGCGCGGGTGCATCGACGTTGGTCGCGGCGCAGGCGCTCGCCCTTCATGGCGGGGGCCAACTGACCAGCTTCGATCAGCATGGCGGCTTCGTCGATGCGACGCGCAGATGGCTTGCCGATCACGGGTTGAACGCGGACCTGCGCCACGCCCCACTCTCCGCAGAGAGCCCGGATTGGCCGGGACGATGGTATGCGCTGGACAGTCTGCCGGATCGAATCGACCTGCTGATCATTGATGGTCCTCCCTGGTCGGTGCATCCGCTGGTGCGCGGCGCGGCGGACATCCTGTTTGCCCGGCTTTCCCCCAACGCCGTCGTTCTGCTGGACGATGCTGCGCGGCCGGGCGAACGCATCGTCGCACGCCGCTGGCGTCAACGCTGGCCGCATATCGATTTTCGCCTGATGCATGATGGGACGAAGGGCACGCTGGTCGGGCGCAGGCGCGATATATCGATGCCAGTCGCCAACGATAATGACAGCGGCCACGGTTGGCGGCATTTACGTCGCGCGGCGGCCATGGCGGTCCTGCTCGCCACCGGCTGGATCGCCAGAGGCGAACTGGGCGAATTTCCGCACGCGGCGCAGGCAAGCCCCTTCCTGGATGAAGCAGCCGCATCCCACCGCGCCGGCCTGCTCCGGCAGAATATGGCTTCCCAGGTCGAAAGCGCGACGCTCGACAGCGCTGAAATACGCCGTTCCACTGGCATCGTCCTGCCCGCGCTGCCGCCCAGTTGGCGCGTGACCGATGTGCAGCTTTTCCCTACCCCCGACAGCCCCGCAATCGCCGTTTCGCTTACCACCCCGGCTGGCGAGCAACTGTCCTTCTTTGCCGACCGGGCGGAAACTGAGGCAGAAGCCCGCCCACTGCTCGCTCACCGCGCAAGCGATGTCATCGCTTATTGGGAGGCTGGCGACATGGCCTACGCCCTTACCGGGCGGACCGCGTCGCGTCGGATCATGACACTGGCGGCGGAGATCACCCCACCCCTTTGA
- the dgcA gene encoding N-acetyl-D-Glu racemase DgcA encodes MTHLISATVERWPVAGAFIISRGAKTWVDVVMCEVGDGEHIGRGEGTPIYYEGETADACAAAISAYDGPLNREALLHRMPRGAARNALDCALWDLEAKRVGLPVWQLAGLLAPVPLPTAFTISLNEPAQMEADARTAAAKGFALLKCKLTGEGDRARIAAVRAGAPSARLIVDANESWHDLDIAAEAGALAELGVEMVEQPILHGREERLMGVKSPLPLCADESCHTRADLDRLGDFDAVNIKLDKAGGLTEALALAQEARGRNFRVMVGCMLGTSLGIAPAALVAQGADWIDLDGALLLARDRDGGLPLKDGLLRPGTLWGTGQ; translated from the coding sequence ATGACACATTTAATTTCCGCGACTGTTGAACGCTGGCCCGTGGCTGGCGCGTTCATAATCAGCCGGGGCGCCAAGACATGGGTCGATGTGGTCATGTGCGAGGTGGGCGACGGCGAGCATATCGGCCGGGGAGAAGGCACGCCGATTTACTACGAAGGGGAAACGGCCGATGCCTGCGCTGCGGCGATCAGCGCTTATGATGGACCGCTGAACCGCGAGGCGTTGTTGCACAGGATGCCGCGTGGCGCGGCGCGCAATGCCCTCGATTGCGCTCTTTGGGATTTGGAGGCGAAGCGGGTGGGCCTGCCCGTGTGGCAGCTTGCGGGACTTTTGGCTCCCGTTCCCCTGCCGACCGCCTTTACCATCAGCCTGAACGAGCCCGCGCAGATGGAGGCAGATGCGCGCACAGCCGCTGCCAAGGGGTTCGCGCTGCTGAAATGCAAGCTGACCGGAGAGGGCGACCGGGCGCGCATAGCCGCAGTTCGCGCGGGTGCGCCCAGCGCCCGGCTGATCGTGGATGCCAATGAAAGCTGGCATGACCTCGACATCGCGGCAGAAGCGGGGGCTTTGGCCGAACTGGGCGTTGAGATGGTCGAGCAACCAATCCTTCATGGCCGCGAGGAAAGGTTGATGGGCGTGAAGTCGCCGTTGCCGCTTTGCGCTGATGAAAGCTGTCATACGCGGGCCGATCTTGACCGGCTGGGCGATTTCGACGCGGTCAATATCAAGCTGGATAAGGCGGGCGGTCTGACGGAGGCGCTTGCATTGGCGCAAGAGGCGCGCGGGCGGAATTTTCGGGTGATGGTTGGGTGCATGCTCGGCACCTCGCTCGGCATCGCTCCGGCTGCGCTGGTCGCCCAGGGGGCTGATTGGATCGACCTGGATGGCGCGCTGCTGCTGGCCAGAGATCGAGATGGCGGTTTGCCGTTGAAAGACGGCTTGCTCCGCCCCGGAACGCTCTGGGGCACGGGTCAGTAA
- a CDS encoding PilZ domain-containing protein → MGAEHQMDLSTRNSRLADRRYVQVPVKVRRPGENWFKSCVADLSVVGFRLQSFMKLTTGDSLWIMLPGFEGRRAHVLWTRGHEAGCHFERPLHPAILDHIVRISR, encoded by the coding sequence ATGGGCGCTGAACATCAAATGGACCTGAGCACAAGGAACAGCCGTCTGGCTGACCGGCGCTATGTGCAGGTGCCAGTCAAGGTTCGCAGGCCAGGAGAAAACTGGTTCAAAAGCTGCGTCGCAGACCTTTCGGTTGTTGGTTTTCGCCTTCAAAGTTTCATGAAGCTGACAACGGGCGATAGCCTTTGGATCATGCTACCCGGATTTGAAGGACGCCGCGCTCATGTCCTTTGGACCCGTGGTCATGAGGCGGGCTGTCATTTCGAACGTCCGCTACACCCGGCAATCCTTGATCATATCGTCAGGATAAGTCGGTAG
- a CDS encoding MotA/TolQ/ExbB proton channel family protein — protein sequence MLMYLAAAAAPKPENPYGLMEALEQGGTIAWTVFIILCGMSVGTFYILFTKLIEQQKVINQGKKVRATFWRSPTLKEGSAKLEKNSAYKQIVDDGIKAQEEHTKLTDPVEAHDWLHGSLARSEASINSKLGGGLAFLATVGSTSPFIGLFGTVIGIYRALIKIGAAGQASIDAVAGPVGEALIMTALGLAVAVPAVLAYNFLQRRNKSIAEQLNGFTVDLLAHLVSNGAVKPSFAATPAPAVAKPAAAPTKA from the coding sequence ATGTTGATGTATCTCGCAGCTGCGGCCGCGCCGAAGCCGGAAAACCCTTATGGCCTTATGGAGGCTCTGGAGCAGGGCGGCACGATCGCCTGGACCGTCTTCATCATCCTCTGCGGTATGTCGGTTGGCACTTTCTACATTTTGTTCACCAAGCTCATCGAGCAGCAGAAGGTGATCAATCAGGGCAAGAAGGTTCGCGCAACCTTCTGGCGTTCGCCGACCCTGAAGGAAGGCTCGGCCAAGCTGGAAAAGAATTCCGCCTACAAGCAGATCGTTGACGACGGCATCAAGGCCCAGGAAGAACACACCAAGCTGACCGATCCGGTCGAGGCGCATGACTGGCTGCATGGCTCGCTCGCTCGTTCGGAAGCTTCGATCAACTCGAAGCTCGGCGGTGGTCTGGCCTTCCTTGCAACCGTCGGTTCCACCTCGCCGTTCATCGGTCTGTTCGGTACGGTTATCGGCATCTACCGCGCGCTCATCAAGATCGGCGCTGCCGGTCAGGCCTCGATCGACGCCGTTGCCGGTCCGGTCGGTGAAGCTCTGATCATGACCGCGCTGGGTCTGGCTGTGGCCGTTCCCGCGGTGCTCGCCTACAACTTCCTGCAGCGCCGCAACAAGTCGATCGCCGAGCAGCTGAACGGCTTCACCGTCGATCTGCTGGCCCACCTGGTGTCGAACGGCGCGGTTAAGCCTTCGTTCGCCGCTACCCCGGCCCCTGCCGTTGCCAAGCCGGCTGCGGCTCCGACCAAGGCCTGA